The Astatotilapia calliptera chromosome 14, fAstCal1.2, whole genome shotgun sequence genome includes a region encoding these proteins:
- the fam181b gene encoding LOW QUALITY PROTEIN: protein FAM181B (The sequence of the model RefSeq protein was modified relative to this genomic sequence to represent the inferred CDS: inserted 3 bases in 2 codons) has protein sequence MQVVGHKQRVKXPAVPLPLLFDVLTSFVQPPERSPXLSSERVTSTLECLQELHEQHQDQVFIRGKRACCEEILGSRITVDATGVAAGLNRVMAVQTAIMNPQFMNFCFPGSVMEYDVEKSLDGSLLGETENDEDYKETTRDLLSFIDSASSNIKLALDKPVKSKRKVNHRKYLQKQIKRCTGIITPGNAAEAPVKRQGSPLTQPSTLQSKTLPKRDGVQANLQSKSLAALFSPVKDIRGEKPKKPPLRHRNLPPSFFTEPANCSKVSSTSGMTLKDLERGNPEATEFFELLGPDYCNMVSDQDIYQGMPLRVQPELGGPDPASYDTHHLVGGLLYSEPWTSCSGPSKKVGESMRTGPAQPPVYCQSEGATGPIEDNALCTLAFPNFFADCPIPQVTYDLTGGYNRANYSSL, from the exons ATGCAGGTGGTCGGGCACAAGCAAAGAGTTAA TCCAGCGGTCCCATTGCCCCTCCTCTTTGATGTTCTGACATCATTTGTCCAGCCCCCCGAAAGATCTC TACTTTCCTCAGAGCGCGTCACTTCTACTCTGGAATGTTTACAGGAACTTCATGAGCAGCATCAGGACCAAGTTTTTATCAGAGGAAAAAGGGCATGCTGTGAAGAAATTTTGGGTTCAAGGATCACAGTGGATGCCACAGGTGTAGCTGCTGGGCTCAACAGAGTAATGGCTGTTCAGACTGCAATCATGAACCCTCAGTTCATGAATTTCTGCTTCCCTGGCTCTGTGATGGAGTATGATGTGGAAAAAAGTCTTGATGGAAGTCTCCTGGGtgagacagaaaatgatgaGGACTACAAAGAGACGACGAGGGATTTGTTGAGTTTCATAGACTCAGCCTCCAGCAATATCAAGCTAGCTCTGGACAAGCCAGTGAAATCTAAAAGGAAAGTCAACCACCGGAAGTATCTGCAAAAGCAGATCAAAAGGTGCACTGGCATTATAACACCAGGAAATGCTGCAGAGGCCCCAGTAAAAAGACAGGGTTCTCCACTGACTCAGCCAAGCACTTTGCAGAGCAAAACTCTACCTAAGCGTGATGGTGTTCAGGCCAACTTGCAGAGCAAAAGCTTGGCAGCTCTCTTCAGCCCTGTGAAGGATATAAGGGGTGAAAAACCCAAGAAACCACCGCTGAGGCATCGCAACCTGCCCCCTTCTTTCTTTACCGAGCCTGCTAATTGCTCCAAAGTCAGTTCAACATCTGGAATGACGCTGAAGGACTTGGAGCGAGGCAATCCAGAGGCTACAGAGTTCTTTGAGCTCTTGGGGCCCGATTACTGCAACATGGTCAGCGATCAGGATATTTATCAAGGCATGCCTCTCCGGGTGCAGCCAGAGTTGGGAGGGCCAGATCCAGCTTCCTACGATACTCATCATTTAGTTGGTGGCCTCCTCTACTCGGAACCCTGGACTAGCTGCTCAGGACCCTCTAAAAAAGTAGGGGAGAGTATGCGTACAGGCCCAGCCCAGCCTCCTGTCTACTGTCAGTCTGAGGGTGCTACGGGGCCCATAGAAGACAATGCGCTGTGCACTTTAGCCTTTCCAAACTTCTTCGCAGACTGCCCCATACCTCAGGTCACCTACGATTTAACTGGTGGTTATAACAGGGCTAATTATTCATCTCTATGA